The Microcystis panniformis FACHB-1757 region CCCAGATAAACAGGGGAATAGAACCGTGCCAGAGAAAAAGCGGGTTATTCTGACGATAGGCCTGTAATTGTCGCCCACAATCACGGCAAAGCTCTTGATCGCTCTGCCGTTGACAAAGAGGACAGGGAGACTTAAGAAATAAAGCGAGAAAAGGTTCGAGCATGGGAAGCGAAAGTTTTAGCTAGATCCTGATTTCCATCGTCAAAAACGGTCAAATAATGGGGATTACTCCGCTCGATCGAAAGACTGATTCCTTGCGCTCCTTCGGACTCTAGATCTTGGAGATAACCCCCCTGATGCTGTTGTGCTTCCTCAAAAGAGG contains the following coding sequences:
- a CDS encoding DUF1816 domain-containing protein; this encodes MILSFLQTNKISDDNTPWWLKITSLYPHCTYYFGPFASFEEAQQHQGGYLQDLESEGAQGISLSIERSNPHYLTVFDDGNQDLAKTFASHARTFSRFIS